From Acomys russatus chromosome 25, mAcoRus1.1, whole genome shotgun sequence, a single genomic window includes:
- the Tmem107 gene encoding transmembrane protein 107, which translates to MGRISGLVPSRFLTLLAHLVVVITLFWSRESNIQACLPLRFTPEDYTQQDVQLVAALSLTLGLFAVELAGFLSGVSMFNSTQSLLSIAAHCSASVALSFFIFEQWECTTYWYIFAFCSAFPAVTETALFIAVFGLKKKPF; encoded by the exons ATGGGTCGGATCTCCGGGCTCGTGCCCTCCCGGTTCCTGACGCTCCTGGCCCATCTGGTGGTTGTCATCACTTTGTTCTGGTCCCGG GAAAGCAACATCCAGGCTTGCCTGCCTCTCAGGTTCACCCCCGAGGACTATACGCAGCAGGACGTCCA ACTGGTGGCAGCGCTCAGTCTCACTCTGGGCCTCTTTGCAGTGGAGCTGGCCGGCTTCCTGTCAGGAGTTTCCATGTTCAATAGCACCCAGAGCCTTCTGT CCATTGCAGCCCACTGTAGCGCATCTGTGGCTCTGTCTTTCTTCATATTCGAGCAGTGGGAGTGTACCACGTACTGGTACATTTTTGCCTTCTGCAG TGCCTTCCCGGCTGTTACTGAAACTGCATTATTCATCGCTGTCTTTGGGCTGAAAAAGAAACCTTTCTGA
- the Borcs6 gene encoding BLOC-1-related complex subunit 6, with product MEAAGGQLGPEPDLSAGGADHPATIFSGRTSRTPSEPRSIPTVSGEEEAESVGVASRHPRAAPKMSSGSIVHRPELDACEDKPGSGATPTGAGGRRGPPGSEHAPPPSSWPQEPEPSEDHQPPAPRVRRRGSPGGVEMNVDPSQREGEDYEEEEEEEAAAAGRAGRSFPSRLQDSRSLDGLSGACGGGGGGGGGGGGGGSSASGEAGAGGGRRATISSPLELEGTVSRHGDLTHFVANNLQLKIRLSGSAPPLAPASARPCLTPAPTPTIPPIDPDVLRDLERLSRELGGRVDRLLRGLGGAVQELTALSVGCIQTYRDAVDSLGEAVDMSIKGMYTLLARCEELERALQPVQGLARQVRDIRRTLEVLEALCK from the coding sequence ATGGAGGCCGCGGGGGGCCAGCTCGGGCCCGAGCCGGACCTTTCGGCCGGCGGAGCTGACCATCCGGCGACGATCTTCAGCGGCAGGACGTCCCGGACGCCTTCGGAGCCGCGCTCGATCCCGACGGTGTCCGGGGAGGAAGAGGCCGAGAGCGTTGGGGTCGCGAGCCGTCACCCCCGGGCGGCCCCGAAGATGTCGAGCGGCAGCATCGTCCACCGGCCGGAGCTGGACGCTTGCGAAGACAAGCCTGGCTCCGGGGCGACGCCGACAGGGGCCGGGGGCCGCCGGGGGCCGCCGGGTTCCGAGCACGCCCCGCCCCCGTCCTCCTGGCCCCAGGAACCGGAGCCCAGCGAGGACCACCAGCCTCCCGCCCCGAGGGTCCGCCGTCGAGGGAGCCCCGGAGGCGTCGAGATGAACGTGGATCCATCGCAGCGAGAGGGTGAAGActacgaggaggaggaggaggaggaagcggcGGCCGCCGGGAGGGCTGGCCGCTCCTTCCCCAGCCGCCTTCAGGACAGCCGCAGCCTGGACGGGCTGAGTGGGGcgtgcggcggcggcggcggcggcggcggcggaggaggaggagggggatccTCGGCGAGTGGCGAGGCCGGGGCGGGTGGAGGACGTCGCGCCaccatctccagccccctagagCTCGAGGGCACGGTGAGCCGCCACGGCGACCTTACCCACTTCGTCGCCAACAACCTGCAGCTGAAGATCCGGCTGAGCGGCTCGGCGCCGCCGCTCGCCCCTGCCTCCGCGCGGCCCTGCCTCACGCCCGCACCGACCCCTACCATCCCTCCCATCGACCCGGACGTGCTGAGGGATCTGGAGCGGCTGAGTCGCGAGCTGGGTGGCAGGGTGGACCGTCTGCTCCGCGGGCTGGGCGGCGCGGTGCAGGAGCTGACGGCCCTGAGCGTGGGCTGCATCCAGACCTACCGCGACGCCGTGGACTCCTTGGGCGAAGCGGTGGACATGAGCATCAAGGGCATGTACACCTTGCTCGCGCGCTGCGAGGAGCTGGAGCGCGCTCTGCAGCCGGTTCAGGGCTTGGCGCGTCAAGTCCGAGACATCCGGCGCACTCTGGAGGTGTTGGAGGCCCTGTGCAAGTGA